The Osmia lignaria lignaria isolate PbOS001 chromosome 14, iyOsmLign1, whole genome shotgun sequence genome has a window encoding:
- the Pgk gene encoding phosphoglycerate kinase isoform X2, protein MSHLGRPDGNPNTKYTLKPVADELKSLLGKEILFLSDCVGPEVEAACANPAPGTIILLENLRFHIEEEGKGVGADGSKVKADKDKVAAFRASLRKLGDVYINDAFGTAHRAHSSMLGEGFDTRASGFLLKKELEYFAKALDNPTRPFLAILGGAKVADKIQLINNLLDKVNEMIIGGGMAYTFLKVSKNMKIGNSLFDEEGAKIVNDLLAKAEKNKVQIHLPVDFVTADKFAENAAVGSADVESGIPDGWMGLDVGPKSRELFSEPIKRAKTIVWNGPAGVFEFENFSKGTKGLMDNVVEATSKGSITIIGGGDTATCAAKWKTEDKVSHVSTGGGASLELLEGKVLPGVAALSPA, encoded by the exons ATGTCACATTTGGGCCGTCCTGATGGAAACCCTAACACGAAATATACTCTAAAACCAGTTGCCGATGAGCTAAAGTCTTTACTTGGAAAGGAGATTTTATTTTTGAGCGACTGTGTTGGACCAGAAGTTGAAGCTGCCTGTGCCAATCCAGCACCGGGAACTATCATTTTACTTGAAAACTTAAGATTCCACATTGAGGAAGAGGGTAAGGGTGTAGGAGCAGATGGAAGTAAG GTAAAAGCAGATAAAGACAAAGTGGCAGCATTTAGGGCATCCCTCAGGAAATTGGGCGATGTTTATATCAATGATGCCTTTGGCACGGCTCATCGTGCTCACAGTTCCATGCTTGGCGAAGGTTTTGACACGAGAGCTAGCGGTTTCCTCTTGAAAAAAGAATTGGAATATTTTGCCAAAGCTTTGGACAATCCAACAAGACCTTTCCTGGCAATATTAGGAGGTGCCAAGGTTGCAGATAAAATACAGTTGATTAATAATCTGCTAGATAAAGTTAACGAAATGATCATAGGTGGTGGAATGGCCTACACATTTTTAAAAGTATCAAAAAATATGAAG ATCGGTAATTCGTTATTTGACGAAGAGGGTGCAAAAATCGTAAACGATTTATTGGCCAAAGCTGAAAAGAATAAAGTACAGATACACTTACCGGTCGATTTCGTTACCGCGGATAAGTTTGCGGAAAATGCGGCTGTTGGCTCGGCGGATGTAGAGAGTGGTATCCCTGATGGCTGGATGGGTCTTGATGTAGGACCAAAGTCAAGAGAATTGTTTAGCG AACCTATTAAGAGAGCCAAAACAATCGTGTGGAATGGTCCTGCTGGAGTTTTCGAATTCGAAAACTTTAGTAAGGGTACGAAAGGTCTGATGGATAATGTCGTTGAAGCGACATCAAAAGGTAGTATTACTATAATTGGAGGTGGGGACACTGCCACTTGTGCTGCTAAGTGGAAAACGGAAGATAAAGTAAGTCATGTAAGCACTGGCGGTGGTGCAAGTTTAGAACTTCTCGAAGGAAAGGTTTTGCCGGGAGTTGCAGCTCTTTCCCCCGCGTAA
- the Pgk gene encoding phosphoglycerate kinase isoform X1, which produces MALNKLSIDKVDLTDKRVLIRVDFNVPLKEGKITNNQRIVAALDTVKYALEKKAKSVVLMSHLGRPDGNPNTKYTLKPVADELKSLLGKEILFLSDCVGPEVEAACANPAPGTIILLENLRFHIEEEGKGVGADGSKVKADKDKVAAFRASLRKLGDVYINDAFGTAHRAHSSMLGEGFDTRASGFLLKKELEYFAKALDNPTRPFLAILGGAKVADKIQLINNLLDKVNEMIIGGGMAYTFLKVSKNMKIGNSLFDEEGAKIVNDLLAKAEKNKVQIHLPVDFVTADKFAENAAVGSADVESGIPDGWMGLDVGPKSRELFSEPIKRAKTIVWNGPAGVFEFENFSKGTKGLMDNVVEATSKGSITIIGGGDTATCAAKWKTEDKVSHVSTGGGASLELLEGKVLPGVAALSPA; this is translated from the exons ATGGCGCTAAACAAGCTTAGCATTGATAAAGTGGACCTTACGGACAAACGTGTTCTCATACG AGTGGATTTCAATGTGCCGTTGAAGGAAGGAAAAATTACGAACAATCAGAGAATCGTCGCTGCTTTGGACACGGTCAAGTATGCTCTCGAGAAAAAGGCAAAGTCTGTTGTTTTAATGTCACATTTGGGCCGTCCTGATGGAAACCCTAACACGAAATATACTCTAAAACCAGTTGCCGATGAGCTAAAGTCTTTACTTGGAAAGGAGATTTTATTTTTGAGCGACTGTGTTGGACCAGAAGTTGAAGCTGCCTGTGCCAATCCAGCACCGGGAACTATCATTTTACTTGAAAACTTAAGATTCCACATTGAGGAAGAGGGTAAGGGTGTAGGAGCAGATGGAAGTAAG GTAAAAGCAGATAAAGACAAAGTGGCAGCATTTAGGGCATCCCTCAGGAAATTGGGCGATGTTTATATCAATGATGCCTTTGGCACGGCTCATCGTGCTCACAGTTCCATGCTTGGCGAAGGTTTTGACACGAGAGCTAGCGGTTTCCTCTTGAAAAAAGAATTGGAATATTTTGCCAAAGCTTTGGACAATCCAACAAGACCTTTCCTGGCAATATTAGGAGGTGCCAAGGTTGCAGATAAAATACAGTTGATTAATAATCTGCTAGATAAAGTTAACGAAATGATCATAGGTGGTGGAATGGCCTACACATTTTTAAAAGTATCAAAAAATATGAAG ATCGGTAATTCGTTATTTGACGAAGAGGGTGCAAAAATCGTAAACGATTTATTGGCCAAAGCTGAAAAGAATAAAGTACAGATACACTTACCGGTCGATTTCGTTACCGCGGATAAGTTTGCGGAAAATGCGGCTGTTGGCTCGGCGGATGTAGAGAGTGGTATCCCTGATGGCTGGATGGGTCTTGATGTAGGACCAAAGTCAAGAGAATTGTTTAGCG AACCTATTAAGAGAGCCAAAACAATCGTGTGGAATGGTCCTGCTGGAGTTTTCGAATTCGAAAACTTTAGTAAGGGTACGAAAGGTCTGATGGATAATGTCGTTGAAGCGACATCAAAAGGTAGTATTACTATAATTGGAGGTGGGGACACTGCCACTTGTGCTGCTAAGTGGAAAACGGAAGATAAAGTAAGTCATGTAAGCACTGGCGGTGGTGCAAGTTTAGAACTTCTCGAAGGAAAGGTTTTGCCGGGAGTTGCAGCTCTTTCCCCCGCGTAA